In Candidatus Bathyarchaeota archaeon, a genomic segment contains:
- a CDS encoding coenzyme F420-0:L-glutamate ligase — translation MVRVELYGLRLPEVKPGDDLARLIVEGASREAGGLRDGDVLVIASKVVSKSYGLLIDMRRVKPSKKALRIARKTGMNPRMVQAVLENCDRVLFLIPIKLIADRFLDGFMKLAENPENARRALELIPYMLVVRRGLQVYTDAGLDFSNHPENVASIPPENPDLYARKLRKRIKELSGMDVAVVISDTECFPGIGSIDLARGSSGIEVVSRRFGALDRFGKPKFGGVDRVADQLASAAALLMGQTAEGIPVVLVRGLRYVRREEGVLDHTLEPEAVKHIFRLILRENIRVLGLRCLLRLIA, via the coding sequence ATGGTTAGGGTCGAGCTTTACGGTTTAAGGCTTCCCGAGGTTAAGCCTGGGGATGACTTGGCTAGGCTTATCGTCGAGGGTGCGTCCCGTGAGGCTGGTGGTTTGAGGGATGGCGACGTGCTCGTGATTGCGAGTAAGGTTGTCTCGAAGTCCTATGGGCTTCTCATAGATATGCGTAGGGTCAAGCCTTCCAAGAAGGCTCTGAGGATCGCTAGGAAGACTGGGATGAACCCTAGGATGGTTCAGGCAGTCCTTGAGAACTGCGACAGGGTTCTATTTCTAATCCCCATAAAACTAATAGCAGACCGTTTCCTCGACGGGTTCATGAAGCTTGCGGAGAACCCTGAGAACGCTAGAAGGGCTTTGGAGCTCATACCCTATATGCTCGTGGTTAGAAGGGGGCTCCAGGTTTACACGGATGCTGGGTTAGACTTCTCAAATCACCCTGAGAATGTGGCGAGTATACCGCCTGAGAACCCAGACCTCTACGCTAGGAAGCTTAGGAAACGTATAAAGGAGCTGTCGGGCATGGACGTAGCCGTCGTCATATCCGACACGGAGTGTTTCCCAGGTATAGGCTCCATCGACTTAGCGAGGGGTTCCTCAGGTATCGAGGTCGTCTCAAGGAGGTTCGGAGCCCTAGACAGGTTTGGGAAGCCGAAGTTCGGCGGTGTAGACCGTGTGGCTGACCAGCTCGCCTCAGCCGCAGCCCTTCTCATGGGTCAGACAGCTGAAGGTATACCTGTGGTGTTGGTTAGGGGTTTAAGGTATGTGCGTAGGGAGGAGGGTGTGCTAGACCACACGCTCGAGCCTGAAGCGGTTAAGCACATATTTAGGCTGATCCTAAGAGAGAACATTAGAGTTTTGGGGCTTAGATGCCTCCTCAGGCTGATCGCCTAA